A window of the Lolium perenne isolate Kyuss_39 chromosome 7, Kyuss_2.0, whole genome shotgun sequence genome harbors these coding sequences:
- the LOC127317524 gene encoding probable aquaporin PIP2-7, producing MNRTMSTKEGMATADEEITDIIVQRVPYWDPPAVKPLETSELVEWSLYRALIGEFTASLILVYVSIATVIGYKFQSSGADERCTGVGYLGVAWSFGATVSVLVYSTSGVSGGHINPAVSFALFVAGKVSLVRAVLYVAAQCLGAICGVGVVKGIMKHPYDSFGGGANSVTEGYSLGAALGAETFGTFVLVYTVFSATDPKRTARDAFVPLVAALPIGLAVFVVHLATIPITGTGINPARSLGAAVLYNQHKTWKQHWIFWVGPFTGAALAAFYHKIVLRDIAVVKEALRGSFKRTSSTA from the exons ATGAACCGGACCATGTCGACCAAGGAGGGGATGGCCACCGCCGACGAAGAGATAACAGACATTATCGTCCAGAGGGTGCCATACTGGGACCCGCCGGCAGTGAAGCCGCTGGAGACGAGCGAGCTGGTCGAATGGTCCCTCTACCGCGCTTTGATCGGCGAGTTCACGGCCTCGCTCATCCTCGTCTACGTGAGCATCGCCACCGTCATCGGGTACAAATTCCAGTCATCGGGCGCCGACGAGAGGTGCACCGGCGTCGGGTACCTCGGCGTCGCCTGGTCCTTCGGCGCCACCGTCTCCGTCCTCGTCTACTCCACTAGCGGTGTATCGGGCGGTCACATAAACCCAGCGGTGTCGTTCGCTCTGTTCGTGGCCGGGAAGGTGTCGCTGGTGCGCGCCGTGCTGTACGTGGCGGCGCAGTGCCTCGGCGCCATCTGCGGCGTGGGCGTCGTCAAGGGGATCATGAAGCACCCCTACGACTCCTTCGGTGGCGGCGCCAACTCGGTGACCGAGGGCTACTCGCTTGGGGCGGCACTCGGCGCCGAGACCTTTGGCACCTTCGTCCTCGTCTACACCGTCTTCTCCGCCACCGATCCGAAACGCACGGCCCGCGACGCCTTCGTCCCG CTGGTGGCGGCGCTGCCGATCGGTTTGGCGGTGTTCGTGGTGCACCTGGCGACCATACCGATCACCGGCACGGGCATCAACCCGGCGAGGAGCCTGGGCGCCGCCGTACTGTACAACCAACACAAAACCTGGAAGCAGCAC TGGATCTTCTGGGTCGGGCCCTTCACCGGCGCGGCCTTGGCGGCGTTCTACCACAAGATCGTGCTGCGCGACATTGCCGTAGTCAAGGAAGCGCTACGGGGCTCGTTTAAGAGGACCAGCTCGACCGCTTGA